The following coding sequences lie in one Methanothermobacter sp. MT-2 genomic window:
- a CDS encoding L,L-diaminopimelate aminotransferase produces MTLINENYLHLEESYLFSKINQKIEEYRKENPKANIISMGIGDVTRPLPKAVIEAFHNAVDEMAHKETFKGYGPEQGYPFLREAIIENDYKPRGIKLTLQEVFISDGAKCDTANIQEIFSKDNKVAITDPVYPVYVESNVMAGRGGPQNKKGQYKNITYLPCTAENNFQPPLPEEKADLIYLCYPNNPTGTSLTKDQLKEWVDYARDNNSIILFDGAYEAYIQEKNIPHSIYEIEGALEVAIEFRSFSKTAGFTGTRCAYTIVPEELEAEDSQGRKHPLNRLWNRRQTTKFNGVSYPVQVAAAATYTKEGQKEIKKSIKYYMENARIIRENLKDTGLEYYGGVNAPYIWIKTPNGMKSWQFFDKLLEEAQVVGTPGTGFGPSGEGYFRLTAFNTRKNTEEAMERIKKIEF; encoded by the coding sequence TTGACGCTAATCAACGAAAATTACCTACACCTCGAAGAAAGCTACCTATTCTCCAAAATCAACCAGAAAATAGAAGAATACCGAAAAGAAAACCCAAAGGCCAATATAATAAGCATGGGCATAGGAGACGTTACAAGACCACTACCAAAAGCCGTCATAGAAGCATTCCACAATGCAGTGGATGAAATGGCCCACAAGGAAACATTCAAAGGATACGGCCCAGAACAAGGCTACCCATTCCTCAGAGAAGCGATAATAGAAAACGACTACAAACCAAGAGGGATCAAACTAACACTACAAGAGGTATTCATAAGTGATGGTGCAAAATGCGACACAGCAAACATCCAAGAAATATTCAGCAAAGACAACAAAGTCGCCATAACAGACCCAGTATACCCAGTATACGTTGAGAGTAATGTAATGGCAGGCCGGGGAGGACCACAAAACAAAAAAGGCCAATACAAAAACATCACATACCTACCCTGCACGGCAGAAAACAACTTCCAACCACCCCTACCAGAAGAAAAAGCAGACCTGATCTACCTCTGCTACCCAAACAATCCAACAGGGACGAGCCTAACAAAAGACCAACTGAAAGAATGGGTTGACTATGCAAGGGACAACAATAGCATAATACTATTCGACGGAGCATACGAAGCCTACATACAAGAAAAGAATATACCACACAGCATCTACGAAATAGAAGGGGCCCTGGAAGTTGCGATAGAATTCAGGAGCTTCTCAAAGACAGCAGGCTTCACAGGTACAAGATGCGCCTACACCATAGTACCAGAAGAACTAGAAGCAGAAGACAGCCAAGGAAGAAAACACCCACTAAATAGGTTATGGAACAGAAGACAAACCACAAAATTCAATGGCGTATCCTATCCAGTACAAGTGGCAGCAGCAGCAACCTACACCAAAGAAGGACAAAAAGAAATCAAAAAATCAATAAAATACTACATGGAAAATGCTAGGATAATCAGAGAAAACCTAAAGGATACTGGCCTAGAATACTATGGTGGGGTCAATGCGCCATACATTTGGATCAAAACACCCAATGGCATGAAATCATGGCAATTCTTCGACAAACTACTAGAAGAAGCCCAGGTAGTAGGCACACCAGGCACGGGCTTCGGGCCAAGCGGCGAAGGATATTTTAGATTAACAGCATTCAACACACGAAAAAACACCGAAGAGGCAATGGAAAGAATAAAAAAGATAGAATTCTGA